In Lysobacter firmicutimachus, one genomic interval encodes:
- a CDS encoding TlpA family protein disulfide reductase: MAIPSSLKIVAVAVLAGGIGLLAGQWVGGGGLLTRTELGQRALQAWYAKDAPKPPAGLAVAQRGAAVPSLTLPGLDGRPLSLPQAYAGRPLLVNLWASWCGPCIKEMPELDRYARSQDGSGVQVIGIALDDRDSVAAFLQRVPVGYPILLDAPGPRDAGVRWGNPKGVLPYTVLIGADGTLLKQRIGPFADGEIEGWVD; the protein is encoded by the coding sequence ATGGCGATCCCGTCCAGCCTCAAGATCGTCGCCGTGGCCGTGCTCGCCGGCGGCATCGGCCTGCTCGCCGGCCAGTGGGTCGGCGGCGGCGGCCTGCTGACCCGCACCGAACTCGGCCAGCGCGCGCTGCAGGCCTGGTACGCGAAGGACGCGCCCAAGCCGCCGGCCGGCCTGGCCGTGGCCCAGCGCGGCGCCGCGGTGCCGAGCCTGACCCTGCCCGGCCTCGACGGCCGCCCGCTGTCGCTGCCGCAGGCGTATGCCGGCCGGCCCTTGCTGGTCAATCTATGGGCCAGCTGGTGCGGGCCCTGCATCAAGGAAATGCCGGAACTGGACCGCTACGCGCGCAGCCAGGACGGCAGCGGCGTGCAAGTGATCGGCATCGCCCTGGACGACCGCGATTCGGTCGCCGCCTTCCTGCAGCGGGTGCCGGTCGGCTATCCGATCCTGCTCGACGCCCCGGGGCCGCGCGACGCCGGGGTGCGATGGGGCAACCCCAAAGGCGTGCTGCCGTACACGGTATTGATCGGCGCAGACGGCACACTGCTCAAGCAACGCATCGGCCCGTTCGCCGACGGCGAGATCGAAGGCTGGGTCGACTAG
- the accC gene encoding acetyl-CoA carboxylase biotin carboxylase subunit produces the protein MLDKVVIANRGEIALRILRACHALGIRTVAVHSTVDRNLKHVAMADESVCIGPAPSSESYLNMASIIAAAEVTDAQAIHPGYGFLSENADFAERVEQSGFVFIGPRAETIRLMGDKVEAIRAMKEAGVPCVPGSGGPLGDDNAANIKIAREIGYPIIVKAAGGGGGRGMRVVHTEAHLNAAIQTTKSEAKAAFGNDMVYMEKFLENPRHVEIQVLADGQGNAIHLGERDCSMQRRHQKVVEEAPAPGISAEQRAEIGRVCVEACIRIGYRGAGTFEFLYENGRFYFIEMNTRIQVEHPVTELVTGIDLVREQLMIAAGRKLSIKQEDVVLEGHAIECRINAEDPETFMPCPGLIQHFHAPGGPGVRVDSHIYEGYRVPPNYDSMIGKLIVHGPDRETAIARMRVALSEMVVDGIKTNIPLQQRILSDAGFQQGGMNIHYLEKRLKEQKEKTISIV, from the coding sequence ATGCTAGATAAAGTCGTCATCGCCAACCGCGGCGAAATCGCGCTGCGCATCCTGCGCGCGTGCCACGCCCTCGGCATCCGCACGGTCGCGGTGCATTCCACCGTCGACCGCAACCTCAAGCACGTCGCCATGGCCGACGAATCGGTCTGCATCGGGCCGGCGCCGTCGTCGGAGAGCTACCTCAACATGGCCTCGATCATCGCCGCGGCCGAGGTCACCGACGCCCAGGCGATCCATCCCGGCTACGGCTTCCTCAGCGAGAACGCCGACTTCGCCGAGCGCGTCGAACAGTCCGGCTTCGTCTTCATCGGCCCGCGCGCCGAGACCATCCGCCTGATGGGCGACAAGGTCGAGGCGATCCGGGCGATGAAGGAGGCCGGCGTGCCCTGCGTGCCCGGCAGCGGCGGCCCGCTCGGCGACGACAACGCCGCCAACATCAAGATCGCGCGCGAGATCGGCTACCCGATCATCGTCAAGGCCGCCGGCGGCGGCGGCGGCCGCGGCATGCGCGTGGTCCACACCGAAGCCCATCTCAACGCCGCGATCCAGACCACCAAGTCCGAAGCCAAGGCCGCGTTCGGCAACGACATGGTGTACATGGAGAAGTTCCTGGAGAACCCGCGCCACGTCGAGATCCAGGTGCTCGCCGACGGCCAGGGCAACGCCATCCACCTCGGCGAACGCGACTGCTCGATGCAGCGCCGCCATCAGAAGGTGGTCGAGGAAGCGCCGGCGCCGGGCATCAGCGCCGAGCAGCGGGCCGAGATCGGCCGGGTCTGCGTCGAGGCCTGCATCCGCATCGGCTACCGCGGCGCCGGCACGTTCGAGTTCCTGTACGAGAACGGCCGCTTCTACTTCATCGAAATGAACACCCGCATCCAGGTCGAGCATCCGGTCACCGAACTGGTCACCGGCATCGACCTGGTGCGCGAGCAGCTGATGATCGCCGCCGGCCGCAAGCTGTCGATCAAGCAGGAAGACGTGGTGCTGGAAGGCCATGCCATCGAATGCCGGATCAACGCCGAAGACCCGGAAACCTTCATGCCCTGCCCCGGCCTGATCCAGCATTTCCACGCCCCGGGCGGCCCGGGCGTGCGCGTGGACAGCCACATCTACGAGGGCTACCGGGTGCCGCCGAACTACGACTCGATGATCGGCAAGCTGATCGTGCACGGCCCCGACCGCGAGACCGCGATCGCGCGCATGCGCGTGGCGCTCAGCGAGATGGTCGTCGACGGCATCAAGACCAACATCCCGCTGCAGCAGCGCATCCTGTCCGATGCCGGCTTCCAGCAGGGCGGCATGAACATCCACTACCTGGAAAAGCGGCTCAAGGAACAGAAGGAAAAGACGATCTCGATCGTCTGA
- the dsbD gene encoding protein-disulfide reductase DsbD, with translation MTDHPFRRRRLHAAAAFAFAAFAALGSAPALAVNEQDLLPVDEAFVLGAQAASADRIAIDWKIAKGYYLYKHRISVKADAGFAAQPLQLPKGKAYKDEFFGDVETYRERVVASLPGQAQAGSVKLTIKYQGCADAGICYPPQTRTVAVALPAAAAAAVDPAPAAAPLAGFGVRGGAASNPLLGAPALGAPSNAAGATDALPLPPEQAFGVEAIAQDGDSLLLRFTPARGYYLYRDKTSLKTDRADIAAGKPQWPRGVAHRDEHFGQVTVFFDQIDVPLPLLRKTVDAARLALTVGFQGCQTDGICYPPMTRKIALDLPRGSIAGAAAGTAATAAATRPADAKTAAPDPASAAAATVAGGAAAPAAVPAAHDAAAPAPPAAGAGTANAGAARAATAPPSADAAAPQAEDSLLAASLKGPNRYWALLTFFGFGLLLAFTPCVLPMVPILSGLIVGQGPGLGARRAFALSLVYVLANAVVFTIAGVIAGLVGGNLQIAFQTPWVIVLFALLFLALALSSFGLYELQLPAALRNRLGEISNRQRGGSWLGVAVMGALSALIVGPCVAPPLAAAVLYIGQTRDPLFGGAALFALAMGMGAPLIAFGVAAGRGLPTSGPWMVAVQRAFGLVFVGMAVWMLSRILPGALTLGLWGALLLGAAVLIALSGGGRSQTNGLRALAWLAALLLGLAGAAQVLGALAGGNDPLRPLAGLRGGAAHPAELPFRKIKSSADLDREIAAAQAAGKPLMLDFYADWCVACKEMEKYTFPEPQVHRALDGFVLLKADVTANDELDQALMQRLGIIGPPATLYFVAGAERRELRLFGFEKAPAFAERATRASGP, from the coding sequence ATGACCGACCATCCGTTCCGCCGCCGGCGCCTGCACGCCGCCGCGGCTTTCGCGTTCGCCGCCTTCGCCGCCCTGGGCAGCGCTCCCGCCCTGGCGGTGAACGAGCAGGACCTGCTGCCGGTCGACGAAGCCTTCGTGCTCGGTGCCCAGGCCGCCTCCGCCGACCGCATCGCGATCGACTGGAAGATCGCCAAGGGCTACTACCTCTACAAGCACCGGATCTCGGTCAAGGCCGACGCCGGCTTCGCCGCGCAGCCGCTGCAACTGCCCAAGGGCAAGGCCTACAAGGACGAGTTCTTCGGCGACGTCGAGACCTATCGCGAGCGGGTGGTCGCGTCCCTGCCCGGGCAGGCCCAGGCCGGCAGCGTCAAGCTGACGATCAAGTACCAGGGCTGCGCCGATGCCGGCATCTGCTATCCGCCGCAGACCCGCACCGTCGCCGTGGCGCTGCCGGCCGCCGCCGCCGCCGCGGTCGATCCGGCGCCCGCGGCCGCGCCGCTGGCCGGCTTCGGCGTGCGCGGCGGCGCCGCGTCCAACCCCTTGCTCGGCGCGCCCGCGCTGGGCGCGCCGAGCAACGCCGCCGGCGCCACCGATGCCCTGCCGCTGCCTCCGGAACAGGCCTTCGGCGTCGAAGCCATCGCCCAGGACGGCGACAGCCTGCTGCTGCGCTTCACCCCGGCGCGCGGCTATTACCTGTACCGCGACAAGACCTCGCTCAAGACCGACCGCGCCGACATCGCCGCCGGCAAGCCGCAATGGCCGCGCGGCGTCGCCCATCGCGACGAACACTTCGGCCAGGTCACGGTGTTCTTCGACCAGATCGACGTGCCCTTGCCGCTGCTGCGCAAGACCGTCGATGCGGCCAGGCTGGCCCTCACCGTCGGCTTCCAGGGCTGCCAGACCGACGGCATCTGCTACCCGCCGATGACCCGCAAGATCGCGCTCGATCTGCCCCGCGGCAGCATCGCCGGGGCCGCCGCCGGCACCGCAGCCACGGCCGCGGCGACGCGGCCGGCGGACGCGAAAACCGCCGCGCCGGACCCGGCATCGGCCGCCGCCGCCACTGTTGCCGGCGGCGCTGCGGCGCCTGCGGCCGTGCCGGCCGCCCACGATGCGGCTGCGCCGGCACCGCCGGCAGCCGGCGCGGGCACCGCCAACGCCGGCGCAGCACGCGCCGCAACCGCGCCGCCGAGCGCCGACGCCGCCGCGCCGCAGGCCGAAGACAGCCTGCTCGCCGCCTCGCTCAAGGGCCCCAACCGCTACTGGGCGTTGCTGACCTTCTTCGGCTTCGGCCTGCTGCTCGCCTTCACTCCCTGCGTGCTGCCGATGGTGCCGATCCTGTCCGGCCTGATCGTCGGCCAGGGCCCGGGCCTGGGCGCGCGCCGCGCCTTCGCCCTGTCGCTGGTCTATGTGCTCGCCAACGCGGTGGTGTTCACCATCGCCGGAGTGATCGCCGGCCTGGTCGGCGGCAACCTGCAGATCGCCTTCCAGACGCCGTGGGTGATCGTGCTGTTCGCCCTGCTGTTCCTGGCCCTGGCCCTGTCCAGCTTCGGCCTGTACGAACTGCAGCTGCCGGCGGCGCTGCGCAACCGTCTGGGCGAGATCAGCAACCGCCAGCGCGGCGGTTCCTGGCTGGGCGTGGCGGTGATGGGCGCGCTGTCGGCGCTGATCGTCGGCCCCTGCGTCGCCCCGCCGCTGGCCGCGGCGGTGCTGTACATCGGCCAGACCCGCGATCCGCTGTTCGGCGGCGCGGCGCTGTTCGCGCTGGCGATGGGCATGGGCGCGCCCTTGATCGCATTCGGCGTCGCCGCCGGCCGCGGCCTGCCGACCAGCGGGCCGTGGATGGTCGCGGTGCAGCGCGCGTTCGGCCTGGTGTTCGTGGGCATGGCGGTGTGGATGCTGTCGCGCATCCTGCCCGGCGCGCTGACCCTGGGCCTGTGGGGCGCGCTGCTGCTCGGCGCGGCGGTGCTGATCGCGCTGTCGGGCGGCGGCCGCAGCCAGACCAACGGCCTGCGCGCCTTGGCCTGGCTGGCCGCGCTGCTGCTCGGCTTGGCCGGCGCGGCGCAGGTGCTCGGCGCCCTGGCCGGCGGCAACGACCCGCTGCGCCCGCTGGCCGGCCTGCGCGGCGGTGCCGCGCATCCGGCCGAGCTGCCGTTCCGCAAGATCAAGTCCAGCGCCGATCTCGACCGCGAGATCGCCGCCGCCCAGGCCGCCGGCAAGCCGCTGATGCTCGACTTCTACGCCGACTGGTGCGTGGCCTGCAAAGAGATGGAGAAGTACACCTTCCCCGAACCGCAGGTGCATCGGGCCCTGGACGGCTTCGTCCTGCTCAAGGCCGACGTGACCGCCAACGACGAGCTCGATCAGGCGCTGATGCAGCGCCTGGGCATCATCGGCCCGCCGGCGACGCTGTACTTCGTCGCCGGCGCGGAACGCCGCGAGCTGCGCCTGTTCGGCTTCGAGAAGGCACCGGCCTTCGCCGAACGCGCCACGCGCGCGTCTGGGCCCTGA
- the accB gene encoding acetyl-CoA carboxylase biotin carboxyl carrier protein has product MDLRKIKKLIDLLEESNLAEIEIKEGEESVRLARAPKGGYPAAAPVQAVYAPPPERPAAPMPMHSPTEAATGGSAKAVGSDLPDGHVVRAPMVGTFYTSPAPDKPAFVSVGQTVKAGDTLAIIEAMKMFNPIEADVSGTVLKILAESGQPIEFDQPLFVIG; this is encoded by the coding sequence ATGGACCTGCGCAAAATCAAGAAACTGATCGACCTGCTCGAGGAATCCAACCTCGCCGAGATCGAGATCAAGGAAGGCGAAGAATCGGTCCGCCTGGCCCGCGCCCCGAAGGGCGGCTACCCGGCCGCCGCGCCGGTGCAGGCCGTCTACGCCCCGCCCCCGGAGCGCCCGGCCGCGCCGATGCCGATGCACTCGCCGACCGAAGCGGCCACCGGCGGCAGCGCCAAGGCGGTCGGCAGCGACCTGCCCGACGGCCACGTCGTGCGCGCGCCGATGGTCGGCACCTTCTACACCTCGCCGGCTCCGGACAAGCCCGCCTTCGTCAGCGTCGGCCAGACGGTCAAGGCCGGCGACACCCTGGCGATCATCGAAGCGATGAAGATGTTCAACCCGATCGAAGCCGACGTCTCCGGCACCGTGCTCAAGATCCTGGCCGAAAGCGGCCAGCCGATCGAGTTCGATCAGCCTCTGTTCGTAATCGGCTGA
- the prmA gene encoding 50S ribosomal protein L11 methyltransferase codes for MPFLEITLRCSEAEQPRYEAALDDVGALAVTMLDADADTGNEHAILEPGVGETPLWQSIVLSALFPHDADALVLLAALESFDPDLEWTQVQFRRVEDQDWERAWMDQYEPLQFGRRTWIVPWNQELPEGADAADAAVVRLDPGLAFGSGTHPTTSLCLQWLDRLADDGELGGRRVLDFGCGSGILALAALKLGAAHAVGVDNDPQAILATRDNAERNQVDQRIEVHLPQDEPAQRYPVVVANILASALVALADTLAARVEPGGRIALSGILAGQEDEVLARYAQDFEQLRADRLEDWMRVTGVRRR; via the coding sequence ATGCCCTTCCTCGAAATCACCCTGCGCTGCAGCGAAGCCGAACAGCCGCGCTACGAAGCCGCGCTGGACGACGTCGGCGCGCTCGCCGTGACCATGCTCGACGCCGATGCCGACACCGGCAACGAACACGCCATCCTCGAGCCGGGGGTCGGCGAAACGCCGCTGTGGCAGTCGATCGTGCTCAGCGCGCTGTTCCCGCACGATGCCGACGCGCTGGTGCTGCTGGCGGCGCTGGAGTCGTTCGATCCCGACCTGGAATGGACTCAGGTGCAGTTCCGCCGAGTCGAGGACCAGGATTGGGAACGCGCCTGGATGGACCAGTACGAACCGCTGCAATTCGGCCGCCGCACCTGGATCGTGCCGTGGAATCAGGAGCTGCCGGAGGGCGCCGACGCCGCCGATGCCGCGGTGGTGCGCCTAGACCCGGGCCTGGCGTTCGGCTCCGGCACTCACCCGACCACCTCGCTGTGCCTGCAGTGGCTGGACCGGCTCGCCGACGACGGCGAACTCGGCGGCCGCCGCGTGCTCGACTTCGGCTGCGGTTCCGGCATCCTCGCCCTGGCCGCGCTCAAGCTCGGCGCGGCGCACGCGGTCGGCGTCGACAACGATCCGCAGGCGATCCTCGCCACCCGCGACAACGCCGAACGCAACCAGGTCGATCAGCGCATCGAGGTCCATCTGCCGCAGGACGAACCGGCGCAGCGGTATCCGGTGGTGGTCGCCAACATCCTCGCCTCGGCCCTGGTCGCGCTCGCCGACACGCTGGCCGCGCGGGTCGAACCCGGTGGCCGCATCGCCTTGTCCGGCATCCTCGCCGGCCAGGAAGACGAGGTGCTGGCCCGCTACGCGCAGGACTTCGAACAGTTGCGCGCCGACCGGCTCGAAGACTGGATGCGGGTCACAGGCGTGCGCCGGCGCTGA
- a CDS encoding four helix bundle protein: MIRDSDKQRPHERLEVWRDAMALVEGVYRHSDALPDSERFGLTAQLRRTAVSVPSNIAEGAARRSTQEYLRFLSIARGSLAELDTQLQIAERLDFVAPDPLLAQLLDRTFARLNALIRTLDSGPRTIREPSAAYESQIPNPESHAR; encoded by the coding sequence GTGATTCGGGATTCGGACAAGCAGCGGCCGCACGAGCGCCTGGAGGTATGGCGCGATGCGATGGCGTTGGTCGAAGGGGTCTATCGCCACTCCGACGCGCTTCCCGATTCCGAGCGGTTCGGTCTGACTGCGCAACTGCGACGCACCGCCGTCAGCGTGCCTTCGAACATCGCCGAAGGCGCCGCGCGTCGATCGACCCAGGAGTACTTGCGTTTCCTGTCGATCGCCCGCGGCTCGCTGGCCGAGTTGGACACGCAGCTGCAAATCGCCGAACGCCTGGATTTCGTCGCGCCCGATCCGCTGCTCGCTCAGTTGCTCGACCGTACCTTCGCCCGTCTGAACGCCCTGATCAGAACGCTCGACTCCGGCCCACGCACGATCCGCGAGCCCTCCGCGGCTTACGAATCCCAAATTCCCAATCCCGAATCCCATGCTAGATAA
- a CDS encoding DUF3426 domain-containing protein, which yields MQDEPAENGSTTTPEAPDALDTPLPPLIQAAPEPAPRRTPPRRQGKSETAVAHVRAQPSFVRSRARAEAAAAPSRRPWLGPLAVLVLALALALQLLLAQRAELAADARWRPLVAGLCSALSCSIPPWREPAALTMLNRNVLPVDGRAGVLRVTASFRNDARWPQPWPILVLSLDDVDGRRVGQRAFSPQDYRKGQPSGGLIAPGQSAAVQFDVLEPAPHVVAFTFDFR from the coding sequence GTGCAGGACGAGCCGGCGGAAAACGGCTCGACGACGACGCCCGAAGCGCCCGACGCGCTCGACACGCCGCTGCCGCCGCTGATCCAGGCCGCGCCCGAACCGGCGCCGCGGCGCACGCCGCCGCGGCGGCAAGGCAAATCCGAAACCGCGGTCGCCCATGTCCGCGCCCAGCCCAGCTTCGTGCGCAGCCGCGCACGCGCCGAAGCCGCCGCCGCGCCGTCGCGGCGCCCCTGGCTCGGTCCGCTTGCGGTACTGGTGCTGGCGTTGGCGCTGGCCCTGCAATTGCTGCTCGCGCAACGCGCCGAGCTCGCCGCCGACGCACGCTGGCGGCCGCTGGTCGCCGGCCTGTGCAGCGCATTGTCCTGCTCGATTCCGCCGTGGCGCGAACCGGCCGCCTTGACCATGCTCAACCGCAACGTGCTGCCGGTCGACGGTCGCGCCGGCGTGCTGCGCGTCACCGCCAGTTTCCGCAACGACGCGCGTTGGCCGCAGCCTTGGCCGATCCTGGTGCTGAGCCTGGACGACGTCGATGGCCGCCGGGTCGGGCAGCGCGCGTTCTCTCCACAGGATTACCGCAAAGGCCAGCCGTCCGGCGGACTGATCGCACCGGGACAAAGCGCGGCGGTCCAGTTCGACGTGCTCGAACCGGCGCCGCACGTGGTCGCGTTCACCTTCGACTTCCGCTGA
- the aroQ gene encoding type II 3-dehydroquinate dehydratase → MAQLLVLHGPNLNLLGTREPEVYGRTTLAEIDADLRQRAEAAGHRLDSLQSNAEHALVERIQAARGDGTALILINPAAFTHTSVAIRDALAAVAIPFIEVHLSNPHAREPFRRHSYVSDLAVGVICGFGADSYRYALEAAIKRLAS, encoded by the coding sequence ATGGCCCAGCTCCTGGTGTTGCACGGCCCCAACCTGAACCTGCTCGGCACGCGCGAGCCCGAGGTCTACGGCCGCACCACCCTGGCCGAGATCGACGCCGACCTGCGCCAGCGCGCCGAAGCGGCCGGGCACCGCCTGGACAGCCTGCAGTCCAATGCCGAGCACGCCCTGGTCGAGCGCATCCAGGCCGCTCGCGGCGACGGCACCGCGCTGATCCTGATCAATCCGGCCGCCTTCACCCACACCAGCGTGGCGATCCGCGACGCCCTGGCCGCGGTGGCGATCCCGTTCATCGAGGTCCACCTGTCCAACCCGCACGCCCGCGAGCCGTTCCGCCGCCACAGCTACGTCAGCGATCTCGCCGTCGGCGTGATCTGCGGTTTCGGCGCCGACAGTTACCGCTACGCGCTCGAAGCTGCCATCAAGCGGCTGGCATCCTGA